The following coding sequences are from one Mesorhizobium onobrychidis window:
- a CDS encoding NAD(P)-binding domain-containing protein, which produces MVSENDLPVVIIGGGPVGLAAAAQLVSRGLPVKVYEAGSAVGSNLLDWGHVRVFTPWRYCVDAVARKLLESHGWQMPKPEAFPTADEIVDQYLAPLAKLSELAPSIETNARIVAISRWGADKVLSKARETRPFMLLVETAKGTRRDSARAVIDASGTWQTPNPLGAGGLPAEGEREFGDRIAYGIPDVLGRDRHLYAGRTTLVVGAGHSAANALLELAELAETEPGTSALWVTRSTDLVRIYGGGDADALPARGELGSDVRQLAESGRVRLVTGFATVAIREVDGRLVVEGQTKDGLRTLEPVDRIIAATGQRPDLALTRELRLDLDPWLEGVKALGPLIDPNEHSCGDVPPHGHRELSHPEPDFYTVGVKSYGRAPTFLLLTGYEQVRSVAAAIAGDMAAADAVQLVLPETGVCTVPVSLSGASSQGCCGGPAPAAVDACCVDDAKAKASGKSGCGCGSTQAIAAVRSDDLEIAAQ; this is translated from the coding sequence ATGGTTTCTGAAAACGATCTCCCGGTCGTCATCATCGGTGGCGGACCTGTCGGCCTGGCGGCCGCCGCCCAACTTGTCAGCCGCGGCCTTCCGGTCAAGGTCTACGAGGCCGGATCCGCGGTCGGCTCCAACCTTCTGGATTGGGGCCACGTGCGGGTTTTTACGCCGTGGCGCTATTGTGTCGATGCGGTCGCCCGAAAACTTCTCGAGAGCCACGGCTGGCAGATGCCGAAGCCGGAGGCATTCCCCACCGCCGATGAGATCGTCGACCAATATCTCGCGCCGCTCGCAAAGCTTTCCGAACTGGCGCCGTCGATCGAGACCAATGCCCGCATTGTCGCCATTTCCCGATGGGGAGCCGACAAGGTCTTGAGCAAGGCGCGGGAGACGCGGCCGTTCATGCTTCTGGTCGAAACGGCGAAAGGCACGCGCCGGGACAGCGCCCGTGCCGTGATCGATGCGTCCGGCACCTGGCAGACGCCGAACCCGCTTGGCGCGGGCGGCTTGCCGGCCGAAGGCGAGAGGGAATTTGGAGACCGCATCGCCTACGGCATACCGGATGTCCTCGGACGCGACCGTCATCTCTATGCAGGCCGCACGACATTGGTGGTGGGCGCCGGCCATTCCGCCGCCAATGCCTTGCTGGAATTGGCGGAGCTCGCGGAAACCGAGCCGGGCACTTCGGCACTATGGGTGACGCGCAGCACCGACCTTGTCCGCATCTATGGCGGCGGCGATGCCGACGCCCTGCCGGCGCGGGGCGAGCTTGGTTCGGATGTCCGGCAGCTTGCCGAGAGCGGACGCGTGCGGCTGGTGACGGGCTTTGCCACGGTTGCCATTCGCGAGGTCGACGGCCGGCTGGTGGTCGAAGGCCAGACCAAGGACGGATTGCGCACGCTCGAACCCGTCGACAGGATCATCGCCGCGACGGGGCAGCGCCCCGATCTCGCCTTGACCCGGGAGCTTCGGCTGGACCTCGATCCGTGGCTCGAAGGCGTCAAGGCGCTCGGGCCGCTCATCGACCCCAATGAACATTCCTGCGGCGATGTCCCGCCGCATGGTCATCGCGAGCTCAGCCACCCCGAGCCCGATTTCTACACGGTCGGCGTCAAAAGCTATGGCCGGGCGCCGACGTTTCTGCTGCTGACCGGCTATGAGCAGGTCCGCTCGGTCGCCGCGGCGATCGCCGGCGACATGGCTGCCGCCGATGCCGTGCAGCTGGTGCTGCCCGAGACCGGCGTTTGCACGGTGCCGGTATCACTTTCAGGCGCGTCGTCACAGGGTTGCTGCGGCGGGCCGGCGCCGGCTGCTGTCGATGCCTGCTGTGTCGACGACGCCAAGGCAAAGGCGAGCGGCAAGTCTGGGTGCGGCTGCGGCAGCACGCAAGCGATCGCAGCAGTGCGCAGCGACGATCTCGAGATCGCCGCTCAATGA
- the arsC gene encoding arsenate reductase (glutaredoxin) (This arsenate reductase requires both glutathione and glutaredoxin to convert arsenate to arsenite, after which the efflux transporter formed by ArsA and ArsB can extrude the arsenite from the cell, providing resistance.), whose protein sequence is MTITIYHNPDCGTSRNTLAIIRQSGEEPDVIEYLKNPPSRERLVELIKAMGMTPRELLREKGTPYAELNLGDPKWTDDEIVDFMLAHPVLINRPIVVTPLGTMLARPSEAVLDILPNPDIGPFTKEDGEVVIDAQGKRVA, encoded by the coding sequence ATGACCATCACCATCTATCACAATCCCGACTGCGGCACCTCGCGCAACACGCTCGCCATCATCCGGCAGTCCGGCGAAGAGCCTGATGTGATCGAGTATCTGAAAAACCCGCCGTCGCGCGAACGGCTGGTCGAGCTGATCAAGGCGATGGGGATGACACCGCGCGAATTGCTGCGCGAGAAGGGTACGCCGTACGCCGAACTCAATCTCGGCGACCCCAAATGGACCGACGACGAGATCGTCGATTTCATGCTGGCGCATCCGGTCCTGATCAACCGGCCGATTGTCGTCACACCGCTCGGCACCATGCTTGCACGGCCGTCCGAAGCGGTTCTCGATATCCTGCCCAATCCGGATATCGGTCCGTTCACCAAAGAAGACGGCGAAGTCGTCATCGACGCGCAGGGCAAGCGCGTTGCCTGA
- a CDS encoding ArsR/SmtB family transcription factor: MDKNTALLALAALGQDTRLEVFRLLVRAGADGVPAGEIAARLGTVQNTMSAHLKVLDHAGLVRAERDGRTIRYVADMTGFRDLLAYLMEDCCNGAPELCQPVIQAVTCNC, encoded by the coding sequence ATGGATAAGAACACCGCCCTTCTCGCACTGGCAGCGCTTGGCCAGGACACCAGGCTCGAGGTGTTTCGCCTGCTGGTGCGGGCGGGCGCAGATGGTGTTCCCGCCGGCGAGATCGCCGCGCGCCTGGGTACGGTGCAGAACACCATGTCGGCGCATCTGAAGGTTCTCGACCATGCCGGTCTCGTCCGTGCCGAGCGTGACGGCCGGACGATCCGCTACGTCGCCGACATGACCGGTTTTCGCGATCTGCTTGCCTATCTCATGGAGGATTGCTGCAACGGCGCGCCGGAACTCTGCCAGCCGGTCATTCAGGCCGTGACTTGCAACTGTTAG
- the exbD gene encoding TonB system transport protein ExbD, protein MAARIRENIDGDLEESHEINVTPFIDVILVLLIIFMVAAPLATVDVNVDLPGSTATPAPRPETPLFLTLKDDMSLAIGNDSVPREAFAATLVGRTKGDRQTRIFLRADKAVGYGELMEVMNLLRGAGYLKIALVGLETAPGDAAAPQLGTGQ, encoded by the coding sequence ATGGCGGCTAGAATTCGAGAGAACATCGACGGCGATCTCGAGGAAAGCCACGAGATCAACGTCACGCCGTTCATCGACGTGATCCTGGTTCTGCTGATCATTTTCATGGTCGCGGCGCCGCTGGCGACGGTGGACGTCAATGTCGACCTGCCGGGCTCGACCGCGACGCCGGCTCCGCGGCCGGAGACGCCGCTGTTCCTGACGCTGAAAGACGATATGAGCCTGGCGATCGGCAACGACAGCGTGCCGCGCGAAGCCTTCGCCGCCACGCTCGTCGGCAGGACAAAAGGCGACAGGCAGACGCGCATCTTCCTGCGCGCCGACAAGGCGGTCGGCTATGGCGAACTTATGGAGGTGATGAACCTTTTGCGGGGCGCCGGTTATCTGAAGATCGCGCTGGTCGGCCTCGAGACCGCGCCTGGCGATGCCGCGGCGCCGCAACTCGGGACGGGCCAATAG
- the arsH gene encoding arsenical resistance protein ArsH — protein MPNVDEEQFRPIDLQALLDVPRSIHKPRVLMLYGSLRERSYSRLATEEAARILHRLGAEVRIYNPSGLPLPDSTSADHPKVQELRNLSIWSEAQVWCSPERHGSMTGVMKAQIDWLPLSAGGVRTTQGRTLAVMQVSGGSQSFNAVNQLRILGRWMRMVTIPNQSSVAKAFNEFDEAGRMKRSPYYNRIVDVMEELMKFTLLLRDRSAYLTDRYSERVESAEEVAKRVNQRSI, from the coding sequence TTGCCGAACGTGGACGAAGAGCAGTTCCGGCCGATCGACCTACAGGCGCTGTTGGACGTGCCGCGGTCGATCCATAAGCCTCGCGTGCTGATGCTCTACGGCTCGTTGCGCGAGCGGTCGTACTCCCGGCTCGCAACGGAGGAGGCCGCTCGCATTTTGCATCGCCTGGGCGCCGAGGTGCGCATCTACAATCCCTCTGGCCTGCCGCTGCCGGATTCGACATCGGCCGACCATCCCAAAGTCCAGGAGCTGCGAAACCTGTCGATCTGGTCGGAAGCACAGGTCTGGTGCTCGCCCGAGCGGCATGGCTCGATGACCGGAGTCATGAAGGCGCAGATCGACTGGCTGCCACTCTCGGCTGGCGGCGTCAGGACGACGCAAGGCCGTACGCTCGCGGTGATGCAGGTGTCGGGCGGCTCGCAGAGTTTCAACGCGGTCAACCAGCTTCGTATCCTCGGCCGCTGGATGCGGATGGTTACGATCCCCAACCAGTCGTCGGTGGCGAAGGCTTTCAACGAGTTCGACGAGGCCGGCCGCATGAAGCGGTCGCCGTACTATAACAGGATCGTCGACGTGATGGAGGAACTGATGAAGTTCACGCTGCTCCTGCGCGATCGGTCCGCCTATCTCACGGACCGTTATTCCGAGCGCGTCGAAAGCGCCGAAGAGGTTGCCAAGCGGGTCAATCAGCGGTCGATTTGA
- a CDS encoding ATP-binding cassette domain-containing protein yields MAGIHAQTAFHVEAVRFAVGERTLLGPVTFELQRSRVYGLIGHNGSGKSTLIKLLARQQPASSGGITFAQRPLVQWGARELARALAYLPQTTPAATGLTVRELATLGRYPWHGALGRFGHADRRHVDEALVLTDMADFTDRLVDELSGGERQRAWLAMLVAQNAGVMLLDEPISALDIAHQVEVLGLVRDLSRRRDLCVVVVLHDPNMAARYCDELIALKDGRLLTRGTPDQIMQGDVLRRIFGVEMGVFAHPVTGQPIGYVQ; encoded by the coding sequence TTGGCAGGAATTCATGCCCAGACTGCCTTCCATGTCGAAGCGGTGCGGTTCGCCGTCGGCGAGCGGACGCTGCTCGGTCCGGTTACATTCGAACTGCAACGCTCGCGCGTCTATGGACTGATCGGGCACAACGGCTCGGGCAAGTCGACGCTGATCAAGCTCTTGGCGCGCCAGCAGCCGGCAAGCTCGGGCGGCATCACCTTCGCGCAGCGGCCGCTGGTGCAGTGGGGCGCGCGCGAACTCGCCCGCGCGCTCGCCTATCTGCCGCAGACGACGCCGGCGGCGACCGGCCTGACCGTACGTGAACTGGCGACGCTCGGCCGCTATCCCTGGCATGGCGCGCTCGGCCGTTTCGGGCACGCGGACAGGCGCCATGTCGACGAGGCGCTTGTCCTGACCGATATGGCTGACTTCACCGACCGGCTGGTCGACGAATTGTCCGGCGGCGAGCGCCAGCGCGCATGGCTGGCCATGCTGGTAGCGCAGAATGCCGGCGTCATGCTGCTCGACGAGCCGATCTCGGCGCTCGACATCGCCCATCAGGTCGAGGTGCTGGGGCTGGTCAGGGACCTCAGCCGCAGACGCGACCTGTGCGTCGTCGTCGTGCTGCACGATCCCAACATGGCGGCGCGCTACTGTGACGAATTGATCGCACTGAAGGACGGCAGGCTGCTGACGCGCGGCACGCCGGACCAGATCATGCAGGGCGACGTGCTTAGACGAATTTTCGGTGTCGAGATGGGCGTGTTTGCGCACCCCGTCACCGGCCAGCCCATCGGCTATGTGCAATGA
- the exbB gene encoding tonB-system energizer ExbB, whose protein sequence is MSRHGLFAALLASVILSAGGAAAQEQPGAAAAPAIEAPAPAPGQAAPGAAAPPAMQPGVTTPTETTPIETGPSTATSLTLPRDLSPWGMFIAADIVVKAVMIGLAFASFVTWTIWLAKSLEILGGKLRARRAAQAIGNAATLNQAGRALGHNNGPGALLVRAAEEETALSAGSLDHVSGDGLKERVTSRLSRIEAAAARRMSRGTGVLATIGSTAPFVGLFGTVWGIMNAFIGISQAQTTNLAVVAPGIAEALLATAMGLVAAIPAVVVYNVFARSIAGYRQILADASAGVERLVSRDLDFRTVAPAKSMAAE, encoded by the coding sequence TTGTCCAGACATGGTTTGTTCGCGGCGCTGCTCGCATCCGTCATCCTGTCGGCTGGCGGCGCAGCCGCCCAGGAGCAACCGGGCGCGGCCGCCGCCCCGGCGATCGAGGCACCGGCTCCGGCGCCTGGGCAGGCTGCGCCAGGCGCGGCCGCGCCACCGGCGATGCAGCCCGGCGTGACCACGCCTACCGAAACCACGCCTATCGAGACGGGTCCTTCGACGGCGACCTCCCTGACCCTGCCGCGTGACCTGTCGCCATGGGGCATGTTCATCGCGGCCGACATCGTCGTGAAAGCGGTGATGATCGGGCTGGCTTTTGCGTCCTTCGTCACCTGGACGATATGGCTGGCCAAATCGCTGGAGATCCTTGGCGGTAAGCTGCGCGCCCGCCGCGCGGCACAAGCGATCGGCAATGCCGCGACGCTGAACCAGGCCGGTCGCGCGCTTGGCCACAATAACGGTCCTGGCGCCCTGCTGGTGCGGGCAGCCGAGGAAGAGACAGCGCTTTCGGCCGGCTCGCTCGACCATGTGTCCGGCGACGGGCTGAAGGAGCGGGTGACCTCGCGCCTGTCGCGCATCGAGGCGGCGGCGGCGCGGCGCATGTCGCGCGGCACCGGCGTGCTGGCGACGATCGGCTCGACCGCGCCCTTTGTCGGCCTATTCGGCACGGTCTGGGGCATAATGAACGCCTTCATCGGCATCTCGCAGGCGCAGACCACCAACCTCGCCGTCGTTGCGCCGGGCATCGCGGAAGCCTTGCTGGCCACCGCGATGGGCCTTGTCGCGGCGATCCCGGCGGTGGTCGTCTACAACGTCTTTGCGCGATCGATAGCCGGCTACAGGCAGATCCTCGCCGACGCGTCGGCAGGGGTCGAACGGCTGGTCAGCCGGGATCTGGATTTCCGCACGGTTGCGCCGGCAAAGTCGATGGCCGCGGAATGA
- a CDS encoding ATP-binding protein encodes MTVAIEMGHTTAGAPAALDLEELLATRLLVQGNSGSGKSHLLRRLLEQSAPWVQQTIIDPEGDFVALGDRFGHLVIDAEEHTERGLQSAGERARIHRVSTVLNLEGLDAENQMRRAAAFLGGLFEVARDHWYPMLVVVDEAQLFAPAVAGEVSDEARKLSLGAMTNLMCRGRKRGLAGIIATQRLAKLAKNVAAEASNFLMGRTFLDIDMARAADLLGMERRQAEAFRDLERGQFMALGPALSRRPLGLRIGPTDTSPRNGTPRLVPLPEAALEDARAIILAAPPPETVRPQRRSSPDLLDQLMAAKSAALEIRPEAVEPLISAEDLAERRERVDRVLRAVLAQPDAGFRVIGVLYQEFVVRCRIEGLASVVPDLPEFRRMLTRARAGLGSDMAGDDAWQDVSARASLLPEDMQGVFMMIARAAKEGWPCPSDAAIARAYGSHSLRRARRLLTYIEEQGLIVCQLDGLGRRVVTLVELAWATAPGDPNAEEVEQGSLAV; translated from the coding sequence ATGACCGTTGCGATCGAGATGGGCCACACCACCGCAGGCGCCCCGGCGGCGCTGGATCTTGAGGAGCTGCTGGCGACCCGCCTTTTGGTGCAGGGCAATTCCGGCTCCGGCAAATCCCATCTGCTGCGCCGGCTGCTGGAGCAGAGTGCGCCGTGGGTGCAGCAGACCATCATCGACCCCGAAGGCGACTTCGTGGCGCTGGGCGACCGTTTCGGCCATTTGGTGATCGATGCCGAGGAGCATACCGAGCGCGGCCTGCAGAGCGCCGGCGAGCGCGCGCGCATCCACCGCGTCTCCACGGTGCTCAATCTCGAAGGGCTCGACGCCGAGAACCAGATGCGGCGCGCCGCCGCCTTCCTCGGCGGGCTGTTCGAGGTCGCCCGCGACCACTGGTACCCGATGCTGGTGGTGGTGGATGAGGCGCAGCTGTTCGCGCCGGCAGTGGCGGGCGAGGTTTCGGACGAGGCGCGCAAGCTCTCGCTCGGCGCCATGACCAATTTGATGTGCCGTGGCCGCAAACGCGGGCTGGCCGGGATCATCGCCACCCAGCGGCTGGCCAAGCTCGCCAAGAACGTCGCCGCCGAGGCTTCCAATTTCCTCATGGGCCGGACCTTTCTCGATATCGACATGGCGCGCGCCGCCGACCTTCTCGGCATGGAGCGGCGCCAGGCGGAGGCTTTTCGCGATCTGGAGCGCGGGCAATTCATGGCGCTCGGACCGGCGCTGTCGCGCCGTCCGCTCGGCTTGCGCATCGGCCCGACCGATACAAGTCCGCGCAACGGCACCCCGCGCCTGGTGCCGCTGCCGGAAGCAGCGCTGGAGGACGCCCGCGCCATCATCCTGGCAGCGCCGCCGCCGGAAACTGTCCGGCCGCAGCGCCGGTCGTCGCCGGACCTTCTCGATCAGCTGATGGCGGCGAAATCGGCGGCGCTGGAAATCCGCCCCGAAGCGGTGGAGCCGCTGATCAGCGCCGAGGACCTGGCCGAGCGGCGTGAGCGCGTCGACCGTGTCCTGCGCGCCGTGCTGGCGCAGCCCGACGCGGGCTTCCGTGTCATCGGCGTGCTCTATCAGGAGTTCGTGGTCCGCTGCCGCATCGAAGGCCTCGCCTCGGTCGTGCCGGATCTGCCCGAGTTCCGCCGCATGCTGACGCGCGCCCGCGCCGGCCTCGGCTCCGACATGGCCGGGGATGACGCCTGGCAGGACGTCTCGGCGCGCGCCTCGCTGCTGCCCGAGGATATGCAAGGCGTGTTCATGATGATCGCCCGCGCGGCGAAGGAGGGCTGGCCCTGCCCGAGCGACGCAGCGATCGCCCGCGCCTATGGCTCACACTCGCTGCGCCGCGCCCGGCGTCTGCTGACCTATATCGAGGAGCAGGGGCTGATCGTCTGCCAGCTTGACGGTCTCGGCCGGCGGGTCGTGACGCTCGTCGAATTGGCCTGGGCGACGGCACCGGGCGACCCCAACGCCGAGGAGGTGGAGCAGGGGAGTTTGGCTGTGTGA
- a CDS encoding ArsR/SmtB family transcription factor has product MKLEQAAKQLEALGNPTRLNLYRTLVRAGEAGRPVGYLQEALGIAASTLSHHLHRLILTGLVTQERQATTLICRANYPVMNDLLGFLADECCADAACGPAVGEAAA; this is encoded by the coding sequence ATGAAACTCGAACAAGCAGCAAAACAGCTCGAGGCGCTCGGCAATCCGACGCGGCTCAATCTTTATCGCACGCTGGTGAGGGCAGGTGAGGCCGGGCGACCGGTCGGTTATCTGCAGGAAGCCCTCGGCATCGCTGCGTCGACCCTGTCGCATCATCTCCACCGGCTTATCCTGACCGGCCTGGTGACCCAGGAACGCCAGGCAACGACGCTGATCTGCCGTGCCAATTACCCTGTGATGAACGATCTCCTTGGCTTTCTTGCCGACGAATGTTGTGCCGATGCCGCATGCGGCCCGGCTGTCGGCGAGGCGGCTGCGTAA
- a CDS encoding arsenate reductase ArsC, whose amino-acid sequence MNDPYNVLFLCTGNSARSILAEAILNRVGAGKFRGYSAGSHPKGEVHPYALQLLKTLNHDTSFARSKDWQEFAAPGAPEMNFVFTVCDNAANESCPVWPGQPMTAQWGVPDPAAVDGTDAEKHLAFAEAYRMLNNRISIFVSLPMNTIDKLALQKRLDEIGRDLPKAG is encoded by the coding sequence ATGAATGACCCATACAACGTGCTTTTTCTCTGCACCGGCAATTCGGCACGGTCGATCCTTGCCGAAGCGATCCTCAACCGTGTCGGTGCCGGCAAATTTAGGGGATATTCGGCCGGATCGCACCCGAAGGGAGAAGTCCATCCCTACGCGCTCCAGCTGTTGAAAACCCTCAACCACGACACGTCCTTCGCCCGTTCGAAGGACTGGCAGGAATTCGCGGCTCCCGGCGCCCCCGAGATGAATTTCGTTTTCACCGTCTGCGACAACGCGGCCAATGAATCCTGTCCGGTCTGGCCGGGACAGCCGATGACGGCGCAGTGGGGCGTGCCCGACCCGGCCGCCGTGGACGGCACGGACGCCGAAAAGCATCTGGCATTTGCCGAAGCCTACCGCATGCTCAACAACCGGATCTCGATCTTCGTCAGCCTGCCGATGAACACGATCGACAAGCTCGCCCTGCAGAAACGGCTGGACGAAATCGGCCGCGATCTTCCGAAAGCCGGCTAA
- the arsK gene encoding arsenite efflux MFS transporter ArsK, which translates to MSDRKIPAAALWALGLTQIIGYGTLYYSFSILVPSIALEFAWPEQWVFGALSASLVAGGLFAPTAGRWADRFGAGRVMTFGSLAAAAALVACAAAPGRATFVLALMAMELASAFVLYSAAFVAIVQIGGARAQRSITHLTLIAGFASTLFWPLTAALHEYLTWREVYLVFAGINVAICLPIHAWLARLSRRIDESASPTPADIGSAGGPVAFTPRYRSRVFLLMLGGFAVEGFVLSSILVHMVPLTTALGLGSAGLVVTTLFGPSQVASRLINMLFGGRLAQTWLAVIGATLLPLGLVALLATTPSVSGAIAFVILFGLGSGLASIVGGTLPLELFGRERYGARLGWVTAARQFSSALAPFALAMAMAGMGVQPSLWLTAAVGMLGILAFSAIILIRRQPLAPVMLTSAN; encoded by the coding sequence ATGAGCGACCGGAAAATCCCGGCTGCCGCACTCTGGGCGTTGGGGCTGACGCAGATCATCGGCTACGGCACGCTCTATTACAGTTTTAGCATCCTGGTGCCGTCGATCGCGCTCGAGTTCGCCTGGCCGGAACAATGGGTTTTTGGCGCGTTGTCGGCGTCGCTGGTGGCGGGTGGGCTGTTTGCTCCAACAGCCGGGCGCTGGGCCGATCGTTTCGGCGCCGGCCGGGTGATGACCTTTGGTTCGCTTGCTGCCGCAGCAGCGCTTGTCGCTTGCGCGGCAGCACCCGGCCGGGCGACCTTCGTGCTGGCCCTGATGGCGATGGAGCTGGCGTCCGCCTTCGTGCTCTACAGTGCCGCTTTCGTCGCGATCGTCCAGATCGGCGGAGCCAGGGCGCAGCGCAGCATCACCCATCTGACGCTGATCGCCGGCTTCGCCTCCACCCTGTTCTGGCCGCTGACGGCCGCGCTGCACGAATATCTGACCTGGCGCGAGGTCTATTTGGTCTTTGCCGGCATCAATGTCGCCATCTGCCTGCCCATCCATGCCTGGCTGGCGCGGCTGTCGCGTCGGATAGACGAAAGCGCGTCACCGACACCTGCTGACATCGGCTCGGCAGGCGGTCCGGTTGCCTTCACGCCACGCTACCGCAGCAGAGTGTTTCTGCTCATGCTTGGCGGCTTCGCGGTCGAGGGTTTCGTGCTGTCCTCGATCCTCGTTCACATGGTGCCGCTGACGACGGCGCTCGGGCTTGGCTCCGCCGGGCTCGTCGTAACCACGCTTTTCGGGCCCTCCCAGGTGGCAAGCCGGTTGATCAACATGCTGTTCGGCGGCCGGCTGGCACAGACCTGGCTCGCGGTGATCGGCGCGACATTGCTGCCGCTCGGCCTTGTCGCCCTGCTGGCGACAACACCATCGGTGTCCGGCGCCATCGCCTTCGTCATCCTGTTTGGATTGGGCTCGGGCCTCGCCAGCATCGTCGGCGGCACGCTGCCCCTGGAATTGTTCGGACGGGAGCGCTACGGCGCACGGCTCGGCTGGGTGACGGCCGCGCGGCAGTTCTCGTCAGCGCTTGCACCGTTTGCCCTTGCCATGGCGATGGCAGGCATGGGCGTCCAACCGTCGCTCTGGTTGACCGCTGCGGTCGGCATGCTCGGCATACTGGCTTTCTCGGCAATCATCCTGATCAGGCGGCAGCCCCTTGCACCCGTGATGCTTACGTCTGCGAACTGA
- a CDS encoding aquaporin translates to MAADLSRRIVAEALGTAMLVATVVGSGIMADRLTDDVGLSLLGNTLPTGAILVVLITILGPISGAHFNPAVTLVFALRREIEANAALAYVIAQVVGGVAGTLLAHAMFELPILQISQTVRTGNGQWIAELVAAFGLVFTILAGLRFRSDAIPWLVGLYITAAYWFTASTSFANPAVAVARALSNTFAGIRPIDLPAFIVAELLGALLAMALAGWLLSEPRPVRQMRAAK, encoded by the coding sequence ATGGCGGCCGACCTGTCCCGTCGCATCGTCGCCGAAGCGCTCGGCACGGCAATGCTCGTCGCGACGGTCGTCGGGTCCGGCATCATGGCGGATCGTCTGACGGACGACGTGGGTCTCTCCTTGCTCGGCAACACGCTGCCGACCGGAGCGATTTTGGTGGTGCTGATCACCATACTCGGACCGATTTCCGGGGCGCATTTCAATCCGGCGGTGACGCTGGTTTTTGCCCTCAGGCGGGAAATCGAAGCGAACGCTGCACTGGCCTACGTCATCGCCCAGGTTGTCGGCGGCGTCGCCGGAACGCTGCTGGCGCACGCCATGTTCGAACTGCCGATTCTCCAGATCTCGCAAACCGTGCGGACCGGAAACGGACAATGGATTGCGGAGTTGGTGGCCGCCTTCGGCCTGGTCTTCACCATTCTTGCCGGTCTTCGCTTCCGTTCGGACGCCATTCCATGGCTGGTCGGCCTCTACATCACCGCGGCCTATTGGTTCACGGCTTCGACCTCGTTTGCCAATCCGGCAGTCGCCGTCGCCCGCGCTCTTTCCAACACCTTCGCGGGCATCCGGCCGATAGACCTGCCGGCGTTCATCGTCGCCGAGCTGCTGGGCGCGCTGCTTGCCATGGCCTTGGCAGGATGGCTGCTCAGTGAGCCCAGACCAGTCAGACAGATGAGAGCAGCGAAATGA
- a CDS encoding energy transducer TonB encodes MAERVDQPPLEEVVPDLAEAVTPEVVIPLPQPKPVDAPVETKPKKQAKTEVKEPAEVKAKEPVEEAKQRPKKEKAPPRTAASVAATSAARAAAPKSAKAAASRSGVSSSKWNSQLHAWIRRHTRYPRAAKARREEGSPRVTFTVDGSGRVLSARLARSSGYPDLDRAALDALQGAKVPAPPPEKAGTSVAAPFTFKLD; translated from the coding sequence GTGGCGGAACGCGTCGACCAGCCGCCGCTCGAGGAAGTCGTACCCGACCTTGCCGAGGCCGTCACGCCGGAAGTGGTCATTCCGCTGCCGCAGCCGAAACCGGTCGACGCACCCGTCGAGACCAAGCCAAAGAAGCAGGCAAAGACTGAGGTAAAGGAGCCGGCTGAGGTCAAAGCCAAGGAGCCGGTCGAAGAGGCCAAACAGCGTCCGAAAAAGGAGAAAGCACCGCCCCGGACAGCGGCCAGTGTCGCTGCGACATCCGCCGCCAGGGCGGCGGCACCGAAATCGGCCAAAGCAGCGGCTTCGAGATCCGGTGTGAGCTCGTCCAAGTGGAACTCGCAGTTGCATGCGTGGATCAGGCGACACACGCGTTATCCGAGAGCCGCGAAGGCCCGGCGCGAGGAAGGTAGTCCACGAGTGACCTTTACGGTCGACGGATCCGGCCGCGTTCTATCCGCCCGGCTGGCTCGTTCCTCCGGCTATCCGGATCTCGATCGCGCGGCGCTCGACGCATTACAGGGTGCCAAAGTGCCAGCGCCGCCGCCGGAAAAAGCGGGTACATCTGTTGCGGCGCCTTTCACATTCAAGCTGGACTAG